A single region of the Glycine max cultivar Williams 82 chromosome 20, Glycine_max_v4.0, whole genome shotgun sequence genome encodes:
- the LOC100816116 gene encoding late embryogenesis abundant protein 1 has protein sequence MSSAQQNFNAGQTQGQTQAKAEHFVQSTKETASAAADKANAASNTTGQTVQQNKEESAGFLQQTGEQVKNMAQGAVDSVKHTLGMDKK, from the exons ATGTCAAGTGCCCAACAAAACTTCAATGCAGGCCAAACCCAAGGCCAGACTCAG GCTAAGGCAGAACATTTTGTCCAATCCACAAAGGAAACAGCTTCGGCAGCTGCTGACAAGGCTAATGCAGCTTCTAACACAACAGGGCAAACTGTTCAACAAAACAAGGAAGAATCTGCTGGTTTTCTCCAACAG ACTGGGGAGCAAGTGAAGAACATGGCTCAAGGTGCTGTGGATAGTGTGAAGCACACACTCGGGATGGACAAGAAGTGA